Proteins encoded in a region of the Mucilaginibacter sabulilitoris genome:
- a CDS encoding SusD/RagB family nutrient-binding outer membrane lipoprotein, which yields MKKIFALFLLVSTLSACKKDIASLNTDPKNPAIVPSFSFFTYGQRLITNTVTSSNVNLNIFRLVAQQWQETTYTDESNYDITTRPIPDNLWNAIYRDALQNIERSKLLIPTDVADAGVQKNEIAIADIMEVYCYYYIFTTFGNAPYTDALDISKPFPKFDDAKTAYYDMLTRLDKDIAALNTASASFGTADVIYGGDVAKWKKFAASFKLKMGITIADLDAAKAKEVVQSAITAGVFTSNDDNALFKYVASPPNTNPIWVDLVQSARQDFVANSTIMGFLNPQTPLADPRLPYYFTVNNLKTNIYAGADPGASAAFGDFSKPSGPLLISSSIGKITNADFPGLLLDYAETELNLAEAVSRGFIAGSVEDHYNKGITASITFWGAQPSEAVTYLAQANVKFATATGTTPLQKIALQKYLALYNRGWDAWTEVRRLDYPVLTAPETAQTAFPVRFTYPVNEQNVNGVNYNKAAAAIGGDKVTTKLFFDKN from the coding sequence ATGAAAAAAATATTTGCACTGTTTTTACTGGTGTCGACGCTTTCGGCCTGTAAAAAAGATATAGCGAGTCTGAATACAGACCCCAAGAACCCGGCAATTGTGCCGTCGTTTTCGTTCTTCACCTACGGACAAAGGTTAATAACCAATACCGTAACCTCATCTAACGTTAACCTGAACATATTCCGTTTAGTAGCGCAGCAATGGCAGGAAACCACTTATACAGATGAAAGTAACTATGATATCACCACTCGCCCTATCCCTGATAACCTGTGGAATGCTATTTACAGGGATGCTCTTCAAAACATAGAGCGTTCAAAACTGTTGATCCCTACAGATGTTGCAGATGCTGGTGTGCAGAAAAACGAGATAGCTATTGCTGATATCATGGAGGTGTATTGCTACTATTACATTTTTACCACTTTTGGTAATGCCCCTTATACCGATGCATTAGATATCAGCAAACCATTCCCTAAGTTTGATGATGCTAAAACTGCATATTATGACATGCTAACCCGTTTAGATAAAGATATTGCAGCTTTAAACACAGCATCTGCAAGCTTCGGAACTGCCGACGTAATTTATGGTGGCGATGTAGCTAAATGGAAAAAATTTGCAGCTTCCTTTAAACTGAAAATGGGTATAACTATTGCAGATTTAGACGCTGCAAAAGCAAAAGAGGTTGTTCAATCTGCAATTACAGCCGGTGTATTTACCTCAAACGACGACAATGCCTTGTTTAAATATGTAGCCAGCCCGCCAAATACAAATCCAATCTGGGTTGATCTTGTGCAAAGTGCTCGTCAGGATTTTGTTGCCAACAGTACCATTATGGGTTTCCTGAATCCGCAGACACCTTTAGCAGATCCAAGGCTTCCGTACTATTTTACAGTAAATAACTTAAAAACGAATATTTATGCCGGTGCAGATCCTGGTGCGAGTGCCGCTTTTGGTGATTTCTCAAAACCATCAGGTCCGTTATTGATAAGCTCATCTATTGGTAAAATTACCAATGCAGATTTCCCGGGTTTATTGCTTGATTATGCTGAAACTGAACTTAACTTAGCCGAAGCCGTATCAAGAGGATTTATTGCCGGTTCTGTTGAAGACCATTATAACAAAGGTATAACTGCTTCAATAACCTTTTGGGGAGCGCAGCCATCTGAAGCTGTTACTTATTTAGCTCAGGCCAATGTTAAGTTTGCTACAGCAACCGGAACAACTCCTCTTCAAAAAATCGCGCTTCAAAAATACCTTGCCCTTTATAACAGGGGCTGGGATGCCTGGACAGAAGTTAGAAGGTTAGATTATCCTGTACTTACTGCACCGGAAACTGCGCAAACAGCGTTCCCTGTTCGTTTTACCTACCCTGTTAACGAGCAAAACGTAAACGGAGTTAATTATAACAAAGCTGCTGCAGCAATTGGTGGCGATAAAGTAACTACTAAATTATTTTTTGATAAAAACTAA
- a CDS encoding DoxX family protein: protein MAVLTNLSNYKNLGLLIIRIGLGITFIHYGYPMLTGGVNNWKEVGYSTKYIGIHFLPVVWGFLAAVTETFGGFLLIIGLTFRPVCILLCLTLIIAAFTHLGKGEGFSGAVHAIEDALIFAGLLFVGPGKYSVDKK from the coding sequence ATGGCAGTATTAACAAATTTGAGCAACTACAAAAACCTGGGCCTCCTGATCATCCGCATTGGCCTGGGTATTACGTTTATTCACTACGGATACCCGATGCTTACGGGTGGCGTTAACAATTGGAAGGAAGTGGGGTATTCCACCAAATACATTGGCATTCACTTTTTGCCTGTAGTTTGGGGATTTTTGGCGGCTGTAACAGAAACTTTTGGCGGTTTTCTATTAATTATAGGACTGACCTTTCGACCTGTATGCATATTGCTTTGCCTTACCCTTATTATTGCCGCATTTACCCATTTAGGTAAAGGCGAAGGGTTTTCAGGAGCGGTACACGCCATTGAAGATGCGCTGATATTTGCAGGCCTTTTATTTGTTGGCCCCGGCAAGTATAGTGTGGATAAGAAGTAG
- a CDS encoding S66 peptidase family protein, which translates to MDKPSSIIALADTQALVAIPYLKKGDKIAITCPAKKLPKPMDDAVALLQSWGLEVILGDTVNASYHQFAGDDELRAKDLQRFIDDDSIKAIIAARGGYGTIRMIDLVDFSHFAQHPKWLVGFSDITILHTHLYANYGAQSIHGQMPVNIPDASAHSLKTLRKALFGEDLYYQFLSHTLNRTGNSGGILIGGNLSLLVAVSGSVSDIDYAGKILFIEDVGEYLYAIDRMLRCLKRAGKLSKLAGLIAGGFSDTKDNDIPFGQTVPEIIMDVVKEYDYPVCFDFPAGHIPDNCSLIFGRLVELSVQEQQVTVKFS; encoded by the coding sequence ATGGATAAACCCTCATCTATTATTGCCTTGGCAGATACTCAGGCTCTCGTTGCTATACCATACCTTAAAAAAGGCGACAAAATTGCCATCACCTGCCCGGCCAAAAAACTGCCCAAACCAATGGATGATGCTGTTGCCTTACTGCAATCATGGGGACTGGAAGTAATTTTGGGCGATACCGTAAATGCATCCTATCACCAGTTTGCCGGCGATGATGAACTGCGCGCAAAAGATCTGCAGCGGTTTATTGATGACGACAGCATTAAGGCTATTATTGCTGCACGGGGAGGTTATGGCACCATCAGGATGATTGACCTGGTTGATTTTAGCCACTTTGCTCAACACCCCAAATGGCTTGTAGGTTTTAGCGATATCACCATATTGCATACCCACCTGTATGCAAATTACGGAGCACAAAGTATCCACGGCCAAATGCCGGTAAATATTCCCGATGCATCGGCACACTCATTGAAAACCTTGCGTAAAGCACTATTTGGCGAAGATCTTTATTATCAATTTCTATCGCATACCTTGAACCGGACCGGTAACAGCGGCGGCATACTCATCGGCGGTAACTTATCATTACTGGTGGCGGTGTCAGGCTCGGTATCTGACATTGATTATGCTGGTAAAATATTGTTTATTGAAGATGTAGGCGAATATCTGTATGCCATTGATCGTATGCTGCGCTGCCTGAAACGTGCCGGTAAATTGAGCAAACTCGCAGGTTTGATAGCAGGCGGGTTTTCTGATACTAAGGATAATGACATCCCGTTTGGGCAAACTGTACCTGAAATTATTATGGATGTTGTAAAAGAGTATGATTATCCGGTGTGCTTTGACTTTCCGGCTGGCCATATCCCAGATAATTGCAGCTTAATTTTCGGGCGACTGGTTGAGTTGTCGGTACAGGAGCAGCAGGTAACCGTTAAATTTTCCTGA
- the metG gene encoding methionine--tRNA ligase gives MSQLNKYKRYTITSALPYANGPLHIGHLAGAYIPADIFVRYLRLKKKDVVYVCGSDEHGAAITIKAKKEGTTPQAIIDKYHQQIKDSFEQFGIAFDIYHRTSSPIHHELSQEFFLNLYEKDEFIEKISEQYYDEDFDQFLADRYIVGTCPNCHNENAYGDQCERCGTSLSPTDLINPVSTLSGKPPVLKPTKHWYLPLDKYQPWLEQWIDAKEGSWKVNVFGQCKSWLKQGLQPRSMTRDLDWGIDVPLADAKGKKLYVWMDAPIGYISATKQWAIDNNKDWKLYWKKQADEQDDACLIHFIGKDNIVFHCITFPSILHAHGEYILPQNVPANEFLNLEGDKLSTSRNHAVWLHEYLEEFPGKQDELRYVLTSILPETSDSEFTWKDYQARINNELVAILGNFVNRVMILMHKFYDGKIEGDTDRIELTDGNLNQELGNYYDEIEKNLEAYRYRQALQAVMDVARLGNRYLTEKEPWKTIKTNPEDAKQALHNCLVLIGHLAACAQPFLPATAKKIVTMLNWPNEAITYDQEVYFNNGHQLNPSSLLFEKIEDEAIEKQLKKLEDKKAALPPKSADVQPAKENINYETFSTMDIRTGTILAAEKIAKTKKLLKLTIDTGIDERTVVSGIAEYYEPEAIVGHKVSILVNLEPREIKGIVSQGMILMAENSDGKLSFVSPVDDFHNGSVIR, from the coding sequence ATGTCACAACTCAACAAATATAAACGATATACCATTACATCGGCTTTGCCTTACGCCAATGGGCCGCTGCATATTGGGCACCTTGCAGGTGCATATATCCCGGCCGATATTTTTGTACGTTATTTAAGGCTCAAGAAAAAAGATGTAGTTTACGTTTGCGGCTCTGATGAACATGGCGCAGCTATTACTATTAAGGCTAAAAAGGAGGGTACCACACCCCAGGCTATTATTGATAAATATCATCAGCAAATAAAAGATAGTTTTGAGCAGTTTGGTATTGCGTTTGATATTTATCACCGCACCTCGTCGCCCATACACCATGAACTGTCGCAGGAGTTTTTCCTGAACCTGTATGAAAAGGATGAGTTTATTGAAAAGATAAGCGAACAATATTACGACGAGGATTTTGACCAGTTTTTGGCCGACAGATATATTGTGGGCACTTGCCCCAATTGCCACAACGAGAATGCCTACGGCGATCAATGTGAAAGATGCGGTACATCGTTAAGCCCGACAGATCTGATCAACCCGGTATCAACCCTGAGCGGTAAACCTCCGGTGTTAAAACCTACCAAGCATTGGTATTTGCCACTTGATAAATACCAGCCCTGGCTGGAGCAATGGATTGACGCAAAAGAAGGCAGCTGGAAAGTTAATGTTTTTGGTCAGTGTAAATCATGGCTTAAACAGGGGCTGCAGCCACGTTCCATGACGCGCGACCTGGATTGGGGTATAGACGTTCCGTTGGCAGATGCCAAAGGCAAAAAGCTGTATGTTTGGATGGATGCGCCGATAGGCTATATATCGGCCACTAAACAATGGGCTATTGATAATAATAAAGACTGGAAACTATATTGGAAAAAACAGGCGGATGAACAGGACGACGCTTGTTTGATACATTTTATAGGTAAGGATAATATTGTATTTCATTGTATTACCTTTCCATCTATACTGCATGCGCATGGCGAGTATATTTTGCCGCAAAATGTGCCTGCTAATGAGTTTTTAAACCTGGAGGGCGATAAATTATCAACCTCGCGCAACCACGCCGTTTGGCTGCATGAATACCTGGAAGAGTTTCCGGGTAAACAGGATGAACTGCGCTATGTGCTTACCTCCATACTGCCCGAAACCAGCGACAGTGAATTTACCTGGAAAGATTACCAGGCGCGTATTAATAACGAGCTGGTAGCCATACTGGGCAATTTTGTGAACCGGGTAATGATACTGATGCACAAGTTTTACGATGGTAAAATTGAGGGCGATACCGACCGTATTGAACTTACCGACGGTAACCTTAACCAGGAGCTTGGCAATTACTATGACGAAATTGAGAAAAACCTCGAAGCATACCGTTATCGCCAGGCCCTGCAGGCTGTGATGGATGTTGCCCGCCTCGGTAACCGCTACCTCACCGAAAAGGAGCCCTGGAAAACGATCAAAACCAACCCAGAGGATGCCAAACAAGCACTGCATAACTGCCTGGTGCTAATAGGGCACCTGGCCGCTTGCGCGCAGCCGTTTTTACCGGCTACTGCTAAAAAGATCGTAACCATGCTTAATTGGCCAAATGAGGCTATCACCTATGATCAGGAGGTGTATTTTAACAATGGGCACCAATTAAATCCGTCGTCATTATTGTTTGAAAAAATTGAGGACGAAGCGATTGAAAAACAGCTTAAAAAGTTAGAAGATAAAAAGGCTGCTTTGCCGCCAAAATCGGCAGATGTACAACCGGCGAAGGAGAATATCAATTACGAAACTTTTAGTACCATGGACATCCGTACGGGTACCATTTTAGCCGCCGAAAAAATAGCCAAAACCAAGAAACTGCTTAAGCTTACTATAGATACCGGTATTGATGAGCGTACGGTAGTATCGGGCATTGCCGAATATTACGAACCAGAAGCCATAGTAGGGCATAAGGTGAGTATACTGGTAAACCTGGAGCCACGCGAAATAAAAGGTATAGTTTCGCAGGGAATGATCCTGATGGCCGAAAACAGCGATGGCAAACTCAGTTTTGTATCGCCTGTTGATGATTTTCATAACGGCTCGGTTATCAGGTAA
- a CDS encoding aldo/keto reductase: METTNNRIGMPALGFGTLIPDAAATISATRDALEAGFRHFDCAERYRNESEVGEALQAGLAAGGLTREDIFITTKLWNTNHRPERVEPAFEASLKRLQINYLDLYLIHTPFAFQPGEEQDPRDQNGNVIYDSDVTLADTWRAMEHLVDSGRCRAIGLSDISLNELLPLYESARIKPAVIQVEAHPYLPETELLEFCKEKGIVFLAFAPLGHGIKPGPLDDPTILAIAERIKKTPAQVLLAWAIQRGTALLTTPRTAARARENFDISSLPEDAFDEINNIQTRQRLNEVVKTGVPGFIAKGN, from the coding sequence ATGGAGACAACAAATAACCGCATAGGTATGCCCGCACTCGGTTTTGGCACCTTGATTCCGGATGCGGCAGCAACCATAAGTGCTACAAGGGATGCCCTAGAAGCCGGATTTAGACACTTCGATTGCGCGGAACGATACCGAAATGAGAGCGAAGTGGGCGAGGCGTTGCAGGCCGGGCTTGCCGCCGGAGGACTTACCCGCGAAGATATCTTTATTACCACAAAGTTGTGGAACACCAATCATCGGCCCGAGCGTGTAGAGCCGGCATTCGAGGCGAGCCTGAAGCGGCTTCAGATTAACTACCTGGACCTTTATCTCATTCACACTCCATTTGCATTTCAACCGGGAGAAGAGCAGGATCCGCGGGATCAAAATGGTAACGTTATTTACGACAGCGACGTAACTTTGGCCGACACCTGGCGGGCGATGGAGCATCTCGTGGACAGTGGCAGGTGCCGGGCAATTGGTTTGTCTGACATCAGCTTGAACGAGCTATTACCCCTTTATGAATCGGCGAGAATCAAACCAGCTGTAATACAGGTCGAAGCACATCCATATTTGCCGGAAACGGAGCTTTTGGAATTTTGCAAGGAGAAGGGTATTGTATTTCTGGCTTTTGCGCCATTAGGGCACGGAATAAAGCCCGGGCCGCTTGACGATCCAACCATTTTGGCTATTGCCGAACGGATTAAAAAGACGCCGGCACAGGTACTGTTGGCCTGGGCAATTCAGCGTGGCACAGCTTTACTTACTACGCCCCGAACCGCAGCCCGGGCACGCGAGAATTTTGACATCTCCTCCCTGCCGGAAGATGCATTCGATGAAATCAATAACATTCAGACAAGACAGAGATTGAATGAAGTGGTAAAAACTGGCGTTCCTGGTTTCATTGCAAAAGGTAACTGA
- a CDS encoding methyltransferase → MEQQTNLPSPENIMKIGTGFWASKILLTAVSFQLFTRLAEKKTMKAKDIKNMLGLKCTDRNVYDFLDALTVFGFLKREGILDTAVYSNTLDADAFLDKNKPSYIGGILEMMNNRLYGFWGSLGEGLLTGLPQNEAKRSEDFFGLIYQDPEKLKEFTSAMSGIQMGNFMAFAQEFDFTKYKTLIDVGGSAGLLSLMVAKHNVHMHCTSFDLPPVEPIANATIQQFGLSDRVNAASGDFFTMPIPKADVVVMGNILHDWNEENKVSLMRKAYDALPAGGAFVAIEGIIDDERKQNVFGMMMSLNMLIETGTGFDYTFADFNRWANIVGFKSTSLLPLAGPSSAAIAYK, encoded by the coding sequence ATGGAACAGCAAACTAACCTGCCATCGCCTGAAAACATTATGAAAATTGGCACAGGCTTTTGGGCCTCAAAAATTCTTTTAACCGCAGTGAGTTTTCAATTATTTACCAGGCTTGCCGAAAAGAAAACCATGAAGGCCAAAGACATTAAAAACATGTTAGGGCTTAAATGCACAGACAGGAATGTTTATGATTTTTTAGATGCTTTAACCGTGTTCGGTTTTTTAAAGCGTGAGGGTATTCTGGATACCGCTGTTTATTCAAATACCTTAGACGCAGATGCATTTTTAGACAAGAACAAACCATCATATATTGGAGGGATCCTTGAAATGATGAACAACCGTTTATATGGATTTTGGGGTAGCCTGGGGGAGGGACTGCTTACCGGACTTCCGCAAAACGAAGCAAAAAGGAGCGAAGATTTTTTTGGTTTGATATACCAGGACCCTGAAAAATTAAAAGAATTTACCAGTGCGATGAGCGGCATCCAAATGGGTAATTTTATGGCTTTTGCTCAAGAATTTGATTTTACAAAATATAAAACGCTAATTGATGTAGGCGGTTCGGCCGGGCTGCTTTCACTTATGGTCGCAAAGCATAATGTCCATATGCATTGTACAAGTTTTGACCTTCCACCGGTTGAGCCTATTGCAAATGCTACCATACAGCAGTTCGGGTTATCAGATCGTGTAAATGCCGCAAGTGGCGATTTCTTCACGATGCCAATACCCAAGGCAGACGTTGTAGTAATGGGAAATATCCTGCATGATTGGAACGAAGAAAATAAAGTATCACTAATGAGAAAAGCTTATGACGCACTACCCGCTGGCGGGGCATTTGTAGCTATTGAGGGCATAATAGATGATGAAAGAAAGCAAAACGTTTTTGGTATGATGATGAGTTTGAATATGCTTATTGAAACAGGAACAGGATTTGACTACACATTTGCCGACTTTAACCGCTGGGCTAATATCGTAGGGTTTAAATCAACCTCGTTACTTCCGTTAGCAGGGCCATCAAGCGCAGCAATTGCATACAAATAA
- a CDS encoding aldo/keto reductase produces MDYIRFGNTGMTVSRLCLGTMTYGTPTERWPWALNEEQSRPFIKKSLELGINFFDTADVYTAGASEQVVGKALRDFAKRDEVVIATKVFNAMGPGPNDKGLSRKHIMSAIDASLQRLGTDYVDLYQIHRWDYNTPIEETLEALHDVVKAGKARYIGASSMYSWQFAQALYTADLHGWTRFVSMQPHYNLIYREEEREMIPLCQDQKIAVIPWSPLARGLLTGKRSKERNETERAKTDAFGKMLYNEPTDFDVVNRLTEIAAEKGIPNAQVALAWMFHKTGVTSPIIGASKPGHLEDAVAALAVKLTDDDMKRLEELYKPHPVLGFS; encoded by the coding sequence ATGGATTATATAAGATTTGGTAATACCGGCATGACGGTATCTCGCCTGTGTTTGGGTACCATGACTTATGGTACACCTACCGAAAGATGGCCATGGGCATTAAACGAAGAGCAAAGCCGCCCCTTTATTAAAAAATCACTTGAACTGGGTATAAATTTTTTTGATACTGCCGATGTTTACACGGCCGGTGCCAGCGAACAAGTGGTTGGCAAAGCACTGCGTGATTTTGCCAAAAGGGACGAGGTGGTAATTGCTACTAAAGTTTTTAATGCTATGGGTCCCGGCCCTAATGATAAAGGGCTTTCGCGAAAACATATCATGAGCGCCATTGATGCCAGCCTACAGCGGTTAGGAACAGACTATGTAGATCTGTATCAAATTCACCGGTGGGATTACAATACACCTATAGAAGAAACCCTGGAAGCACTGCATGATGTTGTTAAAGCCGGCAAGGCTCGTTACATTGGCGCGTCATCTATGTATAGCTGGCAGTTTGCGCAGGCCCTATATACTGCCGATTTACACGGATGGACCAGATTTGTATCTATGCAGCCGCACTACAACTTAATATACCGCGAAGAAGAACGGGAAATGATCCCGCTTTGCCAGGATCAAAAAATAGCAGTAATACCATGGTCGCCGCTGGCCCGCGGGTTACTTACCGGAAAAAGATCAAAGGAGCGCAATGAAACCGAACGCGCTAAAACCGATGCCTTTGGTAAAATGCTGTATAACGAGCCTACCGATTTTGATGTTGTAAACCGCCTTACCGAAATAGCTGCAGAAAAGGGCATTCCTAATGCACAGGTGGCTTTGGCATGGATGTTCCATAAAACCGGAGTTACCTCTCCTATTATTGGGGCAAGCAAACCGGGTCATCTGGAAGACGCCGTAGCAGCATTAGCTGTAAAACTTACTGATGATGATATGAAACGGTTGGAAGAGCTTTATAAACCCCACCCGGTATTGGGCTTCTCCTAA
- a CDS encoding helix-turn-helix domain-containing protein, giving the protein MKHYKSLSELSRENGITPPENPLFSLYRCNKACTLGDREFTGDFYMIGFKKIAAGVFLYGRTRYDHDNGSMSFIKPRQVVEFKNLELDEDGFLIFLHEDFLNGHALHSEIKKYGYFDYETNEALHLSPKEEQIIWELFSKIETEYYNNQDEYSRDIILGHIDSILKYSQRFYKRQFINRIDVSGKMVTRFNEALSRYFEKGLLLERGLPTVKLMAAELHLSPSYLSDLLKQESGKTAIELIHIFLISEAKNLLKGSDNNIAETAYSLGFDNLPYFSRLFKKEVGVSPNQFKRQIVN; this is encoded by the coding sequence ATGAAACATTATAAAAGCTTAAGTGAGCTGAGTCGTGAAAACGGAATTACGCCGCCGGAAAACCCGCTATTTAGCCTTTATCGTTGTAATAAAGCCTGCACGCTTGGCGACAGGGAGTTTACCGGTGATTTTTATATGATCGGTTTTAAAAAAATAGCCGCGGGCGTATTTTTATATGGCCGTACCAGATATGATCATGATAATGGTTCTATGTCGTTTATTAAACCACGGCAGGTAGTTGAGTTTAAAAACCTGGAGCTTGATGAGGATGGCTTTCTTATTTTTCTTCACGAGGATTTTTTAAATGGTCATGCACTTCATTCAGAAATTAAAAAGTATGGTTATTTTGACTACGAGACCAACGAAGCCCTCCACCTCTCACCAAAGGAAGAACAAATTATCTGGGAGCTGTTTAGTAAGATAGAAACCGAGTATTATAACAACCAGGACGAATACAGCCGCGATATTATCCTTGGGCATATCGATTCTATATTAAAATATTCGCAGCGTTTTTATAAAAGGCAATTTATTAATCGTATTGACGTATCCGGGAAAATGGTTACCCGGTTTAATGAAGCGCTTTCCCGGTATTTTGAAAAAGGCCTACTGCTTGAAAGAGGGTTGCCTACTGTAAAATTAATGGCAGCCGAACTTCATCTATCGCCAAGTTATCTAAGCGATCTTTTAAAACAGGAATCGGGTAAAACGGCTATTGAACTGATACACATTTTCCTGATATCCGAAGCAAAAAACCTGCTTAAAGGCTCGGATAATAATATTGCCGAAACCGCCTACAGCCTGGGGTTTGACAACCTTCCTTATTTTTCCCGTTTGTTTAAAAAAGAGGTTGGCGTGAGCCCTAACCAGTTTAAAAGGCAGATTGTAAATTAG
- a CDS encoding SDR family oxidoreductase has protein sequence MAKTIFITGASRGFGKIWAEAFLKRGDKVVATVRNLDSLTDLVQTYGEAILPIQLDVTNREACFTAINQAKEHFGTIDVLINNAGFGLFGAVEETSEQEARDQIETNVFGLLWVTQAVLPIMRAQGHGHIIQVSSILGLVALPVLGLYNASKFAVEGLSETLALEVKGFGINISLVEPNGFTTDWAGASATHAQSLPAYDGVKAAFQASMAESSFGNPEATTPAILKLVDSANPPLRLFLGKVAFPFAKQVYEQRLATWEEWQDVAVAAHGE, from the coding sequence ATGGCAAAGACAATTTTTATAACAGGAGCTTCCCGCGGATTTGGTAAAATCTGGGCCGAAGCATTTTTAAAACGTGGCGACAAAGTAGTGGCCACTGTAAGAAACCTCGATTCACTTACCGACCTGGTGCAAACCTATGGCGAGGCCATACTTCCAATTCAGCTGGATGTTACTAACCGTGAAGCTTGTTTCACGGCAATTAACCAGGCAAAAGAACACTTCGGTACCATTGACGTATTGATCAATAATGCCGGCTTTGGCTTATTTGGCGCTGTTGAGGAAACCAGCGAGCAGGAAGCCCGTGACCAGATTGAAACCAACGTATTTGGCTTGCTATGGGTAACCCAGGCTGTATTACCTATTATGAGGGCCCAAGGCCACGGACATATTATACAGGTTTCAAGTATTTTAGGGTTGGTTGCATTGCCCGTTCTTGGTTTGTACAACGCTTCGAAATTTGCAGTGGAAGGATTAAGTGAAACACTGGCATTGGAAGTAAAAGGATTTGGTATTAACATATCATTAGTTGAACCTAACGGATTTACAACCGACTGGGCCGGCGCTTCTGCAACGCATGCTCAATCATTACCCGCATATGATGGCGTGAAAGCCGCTTTCCAGGCAAGCATGGCCGAGAGCAGCTTTGGTAATCCCGAAGCAACTACGCCAGCTATCCTTAAACTGGTAGATTCAGCAAACCCACCGTTACGTTTATTCTTGGGTAAAGTAGCATTTCCGTTTGCTAAACAAGTGTATGAACAGCGTTTAGCAACCTGGGAAGAGTGGCAGGATGTCGCTGTTGCCGCTCACGGCGAATAA
- a CDS encoding ester cyclase yields the protein MRKIITGMAVMVIACLLFACEGKTSSGGSGSDSTATILARNKMTALNSDEAMGRKDVEGVFKDCSADFIDYGNGGYPPMKNLDSIKANMKGFLAAFPDFKAESLQAVAQGDTVIVTGVWSGTFKNEFMGMKPTQKTFKAADADIFTFNKEGKITSHRSIQSEATYFAQLGIKMPEKK from the coding sequence ATGAGAAAAATTATCACCGGCATGGCTGTTATGGTAATAGCCTGCCTTTTGTTTGCCTGCGAGGGTAAAACCAGTTCAGGAGGGAGTGGTAGCGATAGTACAGCAACCATATTGGCAAGAAATAAAATGACTGCCCTTAACTCAGATGAGGCGATGGGCAGAAAGGATGTAGAAGGGGTGTTTAAAGATTGCTCGGCCGATTTTATAGATTATGGTAACGGAGGATATCCACCGATGAAAAACCTCGACTCGATAAAAGCTAACATGAAAGGCTTTTTAGCAGCCTTCCCTGATTTTAAGGCAGAAAGTTTGCAGGCCGTAGCGCAAGGCGACACCGTAATTGTAACCGGCGTTTGGAGCGGAACTTTTAAGAATGAGTTTATGGGAATGAAGCCAACACAAAAAACATTTAAGGCCGCTGACGCGGATATTTTTACCTTTAATAAAGAAGGCAAAATAACCTCGCACCGGTCAATACAGTCAGAAGCAACCTATTTTGCGCAATTGGGTATAAAGATGCCCGAAAAGAAATAG